A window of the Gemmatirosa kalamazoonensis genome harbors these coding sequences:
- a CDS encoding FixH family protein → MRIHQTLLATIGAALLTGCMLFARPPKDLDYSRTRASEGGRYRATIHPQGDTIPQGKLQRWTLHVETVAGAPVDSAAITVDGGMPQHGHGLPTKPRVTRALGHGDHVVEGMKFNMGGWWVVTFRVHADAGTDSVVFNLKL, encoded by the coding sequence ATGCGTATCCATCAGACGCTCCTCGCCACGATCGGCGCGGCGCTGCTCACCGGCTGCATGCTGTTCGCGCGTCCGCCGAAGGATCTCGACTACTCGCGTACGCGCGCGAGCGAGGGCGGACGCTATCGCGCCACGATCCATCCCCAGGGCGACACCATCCCGCAGGGCAAGCTGCAGCGCTGGACGCTGCACGTGGAGACCGTGGCCGGCGCACCCGTCGACAGCGCCGCGATCACCGTCGACGGCGGCATGCCGCAGCACGGCCACGGGCTGCCGACGAAACCGCGCGTCACCCGCGCGTTAGGCCACGGCGACCACGTCGTCGAGGGGATGAAGTTCAACATGGGCGGCTGGTGGGTCGTCACGTTCCGCGTGCACGCCGACGCGGGCACGGACTCCGTGGTGTTCAACCTCAAGCTCTGA
- a CDS encoding helix-turn-helix transcriptional regulator has product METPVALAQFVGPAIYEHVRGDVAMHEGTFAAGLVLPCHVHDAPVISLVLEGVGVEEVDGRTRAVAAQHLLLTPSYAPHGYRFGSAGRWFNIQLSDRWLARVVDGGPRLPVTAQVVRSRAAAAWVARVRAEVRERDAISTLAIDGALVLMVADLVRLRVDGAVTRPRWLHRVEDAIEASVAAPPPVDELAALAGVHPTHLLRTFRRHHGTTVANYVRQRRIERARAAVAKGDRSLSMIALDAGFADQSHFTRVFRQAFGETPGQYARALRGR; this is encoded by the coding sequence ATGGAGACGCCGGTCGCGCTCGCCCAGTTCGTCGGCCCCGCGATCTACGAGCACGTGCGTGGCGACGTCGCGATGCACGAGGGGACGTTCGCGGCGGGACTGGTCCTGCCCTGTCACGTGCACGACGCGCCGGTGATCAGCCTCGTGCTGGAGGGCGTCGGCGTCGAGGAGGTCGACGGCCGGACGCGCGCCGTCGCCGCGCAGCACCTGCTCCTCACGCCGTCGTACGCGCCGCACGGCTATCGCTTCGGGAGCGCGGGGCGCTGGTTCAACATCCAGCTGTCCGATCGGTGGCTCGCCCGCGTCGTCGACGGCGGGCCGCGGCTGCCCGTGACCGCGCAGGTCGTGCGCAGCCGCGCGGCGGCGGCGTGGGTGGCACGCGTGCGCGCGGAGGTGCGCGAGCGCGACGCGATCTCGACGCTCGCGATCGACGGCGCGCTCGTGCTCATGGTGGCGGACCTCGTCCGTCTCCGCGTCGACGGCGCGGTCACGCGGCCGCGGTGGCTGCACCGCGTGGAGGACGCCATCGAGGCGTCGGTCGCCGCGCCGCCGCCGGTGGACGAGCTGGCGGCGCTCGCGGGCGTGCATCCGACGCACCTGCTGCGCACGTTCCGTCGGCACCACGGCACGACGGTCGCCAACTACGTCAGGCAGCGGCGCATCGAGCGCGCGCGGGCGGCGGTCGCGAAGGGCGACCGGTCGCTGTCGATGATCGCGCTCGACGCGGGCTTCGCCGACCAGTCGCACTTCACGCGCGTGTTCCGGCAGGCGTTCGGCGAGACGCCCGGGCAGTACGCGCGCGCGCTCCGCGGCCGTTAG
- a CDS encoding bifunctional rhamnulose-1-phosphate aldolase/short-chain dehydrogenase: protein MTTTTLDAATAPPPADDYLRSRWDDAVAARLDPVERLIYRSNLLGADARITNTGGGNTSSKLTATDPLTGQPTRVLWVKGSGGDLRTATKANFASLYLDQVLGLRGVYERFPTRGAKTPAEDAMVGMYPHTTFDRNPTASSIDTPLHAFIPYAHVDHMHPVAVIALATAADGPALTREVYGDDVVWTEWQRPGFELGLELERVVREHPHAKGAILGQHGLINWANDDRECYELTLDLIRRAQAYLDARGDGAPAFGGARARSLGDAERRRVLVEILPWLRGKVSADKRQIATVETRDEVVEFVSSADAPRLAELGTSCPDHFLRTKIKPLYVEWDPQTGDVDALKAKLEAGLAAYQADYADYYGACRRDDSPAMRASAPSVILVPGVGMIAFGKSKSESRVTAEFYNAAIGVMRGAERVSRYRALDRQEAFDIEYWLLEEAKLRRMPPEKALDRQVVVVVGAASGIGRALLTRLVSEGASVAAVDLHASGAEAAATAVQHKVGLGIGVAGTGISGAGQVVGLGADMTDREAVRRALEEVTLAYGGIDHVVVTAGYYPSPDAQGRVADTEWARAFAINVTGPFLVADEAWRLWKAQGLAGSLVITTSVNGVVPKAGSFAYDTSKAAANHLVRELAVAFAPTVRVNGVAPATVIEGSSMFPRDRVIASLAKYKLPHDDAESTETLRDRLAAFYAKRTLTGQAITLDSQVSAIVALVGDTFSRTTGQIVNVDGGLAEAFLR, encoded by the coding sequence ATGACGACGACCACGCTCGACGCCGCGACGGCCCCGCCTCCGGCCGACGACTACCTGCGCTCGCGGTGGGACGACGCGGTCGCGGCGCGGCTCGACCCGGTGGAGCGGCTGATCTATCGCTCCAACCTGCTCGGCGCCGACGCGCGCATCACGAACACCGGCGGCGGCAACACGTCGTCGAAGCTCACCGCCACCGACCCGCTCACCGGACAGCCGACGCGCGTGCTCTGGGTGAAGGGCTCCGGCGGCGACCTGCGCACCGCGACGAAGGCGAACTTCGCGTCGCTCTACCTCGACCAGGTGCTCGGCCTGCGCGGCGTCTACGAGCGGTTCCCGACGCGCGGCGCGAAGACGCCGGCCGAGGACGCGATGGTCGGCATGTACCCGCACACGACGTTCGACCGGAACCCCACCGCGTCGAGCATCGACACGCCGCTGCACGCGTTCATCCCGTACGCGCACGTCGACCACATGCACCCCGTCGCCGTGATCGCGCTCGCCACCGCGGCCGACGGGCCGGCGCTCACGCGCGAAGTGTACGGCGACGACGTCGTGTGGACCGAGTGGCAGCGCCCCGGCTTCGAGCTCGGGCTGGAGCTGGAGCGCGTGGTGCGCGAGCACCCGCACGCGAAGGGCGCGATCCTCGGCCAGCACGGGCTGATCAACTGGGCGAACGACGACCGCGAGTGCTACGAGCTCACGCTCGATCTCATCCGCCGCGCGCAGGCCTACCTGGACGCGCGCGGCGACGGCGCGCCGGCGTTCGGCGGCGCGCGCGCTCGATCGTTGGGCGACGCGGAGCGGCGACGCGTGCTCGTGGAGATCCTCCCCTGGCTGCGCGGCAAGGTGAGCGCCGACAAGCGCCAGATCGCGACCGTGGAGACGCGCGACGAGGTCGTGGAGTTCGTGAGCTCCGCCGACGCGCCGCGGCTCGCGGAGCTCGGCACGAGCTGCCCCGACCACTTCCTCCGCACGAAGATCAAGCCGCTCTACGTCGAGTGGGATCCCCAGACCGGCGACGTCGACGCGCTGAAGGCGAAGCTCGAGGCGGGGCTCGCCGCCTATCAGGCCGACTACGCCGACTATTACGGCGCGTGCCGACGCGACGACTCGCCGGCGATGCGCGCGTCGGCGCCGAGCGTGATCCTCGTGCCCGGCGTCGGCATGATCGCGTTCGGCAAGTCGAAGAGCGAGAGCCGCGTGACGGCGGAGTTCTACAACGCGGCCATCGGCGTCATGCGCGGCGCGGAGCGGGTGAGCCGCTATCGCGCGCTCGACCGGCAGGAGGCGTTCGACATCGAGTACTGGCTGCTGGAGGAGGCGAAGCTTCGCCGCATGCCGCCCGAGAAGGCGCTCGACCGCCAGGTCGTGGTCGTCGTCGGCGCGGCGAGCGGCATCGGGCGGGCGCTGCTCACGCGGCTCGTATCCGAGGGCGCGAGCGTCGCGGCCGTGGATCTGCACGCGAGCGGTGCCGAGGCCGCGGCGACGGCGGTGCAGCACAAGGTGGGCCTCGGCATCGGCGTCGCCGGTACGGGCATCTCCGGTGCCGGACAGGTCGTCGGGCTCGGCGCGGACATGACCGACCGGGAGGCCGTTAGGCGCGCGCTGGAGGAGGTCACGCTCGCCTACGGCGGCATCGACCACGTCGTCGTCACCGCGGGCTACTACCCGAGCCCCGACGCGCAGGGCCGCGTCGCCGACACCGAGTGGGCGCGCGCGTTCGCCATCAACGTCACCGGCCCGTTCCTCGTCGCCGACGAGGCGTGGCGGCTGTGGAAGGCGCAGGGGCTCGCGGGCAGCCTCGTGATCACGACGAGCGTGAACGGCGTGGTGCCGAAGGCGGGCTCGTTCGCGTACGACACGAGCAAGGCCGCGGCGAACCATCTCGTGCGCGAGCTCGCCGTCGCGTTCGCGCCGACGGTGCGCGTGAACGGCGTCGCGCCGGCGACGGTGATCGAGGGCTCGAGCATGTTCCCGCGCGACCGCGTGATCGCGTCGCTCGCGAAGTACAAGCTGCCGCACGACGACGCCGAGAGCACCGAGACGCTTCGCGACCGGCTCGCCGCGTTCTACGCCAAGCGCACGCTCACCGGTCAGGCGATCACGCTCGACAGCCAGGTGAGCGCGATCGTGGCGCTCGTCGGCGACACGTTCAGCCGCACGACGGGGCAGATCGTGAACGTCGACGGTGGGCTGGCCGAGGCGTTTCTCCGTTGA
- a CDS encoding DJ-1/PfpI family protein, which produces MRPSLSVGFVLFDGLTQLDLTGPYEVLARLPDTRVHLVAASRAPVRSEWGMAIVPDATFDDAPPIDVLCVPGGWSVNARLDDEPLLAFLRARGERARYVTSVCSGALLLGAAGLLRGYRATTHWLSLDLLSLLGAEAVEARVVRDRNRITGAGVTAGIDFGLALAAELFGAPVAQRIQLALEYDPAPPFDSGSPRAAPTAVRADVARASERMLTERRTLVERAARRLG; this is translated from the coding sequence ATGCGACCATCACTCTCCGTCGGGTTCGTGCTGTTCGACGGGCTGACCCAGCTCGACCTCACCGGGCCGTACGAGGTGCTCGCGCGGCTGCCGGACACGCGCGTGCATCTCGTGGCGGCGAGCCGCGCGCCCGTGCGCAGCGAGTGGGGGATGGCGATCGTGCCCGACGCGACGTTCGACGACGCGCCGCCGATCGACGTGCTGTGCGTGCCGGGCGGCTGGAGCGTGAACGCACGCCTCGACGACGAGCCGCTGCTCGCGTTTCTCCGCGCGCGGGGCGAACGCGCCCGCTACGTCACGTCCGTGTGCAGCGGCGCGCTGCTGCTCGGCGCGGCGGGGCTGCTCCGCGGCTACCGCGCGACCACGCACTGGCTCTCGCTCGACCTGCTGTCGCTCCTCGGCGCCGAAGCGGTGGAGGCGCGCGTGGTCCGCGACCGCAACCGGATCACGGGCGCCGGCGTGACGGCGGGGATCGACTTCGGGCTCGCGCTCGCGGCGGAGCTGTTCGGCGCGCCGGTGGCGCAGCGCATCCAGCTCGCGCTCGAGTACGACCCCGCGCCGCCGTTCGACAGCGGGTCGCCGCGCGCGGCGCCGACGGCGGTGCGGGCCGACGTCGCGCGGGCAAGCGAACGAATGCTGACCGAGCGGCGCACCCTCGTCGAGCGCGCCGCGCGGCGACTCGGCTGA
- a CDS encoding alpha/beta fold hydrolase, translating into MSAVERWTRRVALAAAGLTVIALGTGASYEAALRHRATRAYPVRGRLVDIGGRRLQLDCRGAGSPTVVLESGLDHLGSLAWATVHDSIARTTRVCAYSRAGILWSDAAPGPFDAERIPRDLHAALAAAGERGPWVLVGHSLGGPYVTLFTHAYPSEVAGLVLVDASHPAQFARYFEITGRSMKPPTGMVAFGSALAWTGLVRLVAGGDAPADWPTDAVATASAYLPTSLDELHAETAAIDATLAAEARARVLGDRPLVVLTAAAEMSAERLAAEGVTRAEGARMQAAWKTLQDDEATWSRESRHEMVRDASHYVQFDRPDVVIGAVREVVARVRGTRASVAR; encoded by the coding sequence ATGAGCGCCGTCGAACGCTGGACGCGGCGCGTCGCACTCGCGGCGGCCGGCCTCACCGTGATCGCGTTAGGCACGGGCGCGAGCTACGAGGCCGCGCTGCGCCATCGCGCGACGCGCGCGTACCCCGTGCGAGGCCGGCTCGTCGACATCGGCGGACGGCGGCTGCAGCTCGACTGCCGCGGTGCGGGCTCGCCGACGGTCGTGCTGGAATCGGGGTTGGACCATCTCGGCTCGCTCGCCTGGGCCACGGTCCACGACTCCATCGCCCGGACCACGCGCGTGTGTGCGTACAGCCGCGCGGGCATTCTCTGGAGCGACGCCGCCCCCGGGCCGTTCGACGCCGAGCGGATCCCGCGCGACCTGCACGCGGCGCTCGCCGCCGCGGGCGAGCGCGGGCCGTGGGTGCTCGTCGGCCATTCGTTAGGCGGACCGTACGTCACGCTCTTCACGCACGCGTATCCGTCGGAGGTCGCCGGCCTCGTGCTCGTGGACGCGTCGCACCCGGCGCAGTTCGCGCGCTACTTCGAGATCACCGGCCGGTCCATGAAGCCGCCGACCGGCATGGTGGCCTTCGGATCGGCGCTCGCGTGGACGGGGCTCGTGCGGCTGGTCGCGGGCGGCGACGCGCCGGCCGACTGGCCGACGGACGCCGTCGCGACGGCGTCCGCCTATCTGCCCACCTCCCTCGACGAGCTGCACGCGGAGACGGCCGCGATCGACGCGACGCTCGCCGCCGAGGCGCGCGCGCGGGTGCTCGGCGACCGGCCGCTCGTCGTGCTCACCGCCGCGGCGGAGATGAGCGCCGAACGGCTCGCCGCCGAGGGCGTCACGCGCGCAGAGGGCGCGCGAATGCAGGCGGCGTGGAAGACGCTGCAGGACGACGAGGCGACGTGGTCGCGCGAGAGCCGGCACGAGATGGTGCGGGACGCGTCGCACTACGTCCAGTTCGATCGTCCGGACGTCGTGATCGGCGCCGTGCGGGAGGTGGTCGCACGGGTGCGCGGGACGAGGGCGTCCGTGGCTCGTTAG
- a CDS encoding rhamnulokinase gives MTEAPSYLAIDLGASSGRAVVGTLRDGVMEMREVHRFRTPLVEAEGHLWWDAEALWGEVRRGLALAREASPAVRSVSVDSWAVDYVPLGTDGEPLRRPYCYRDPRTRGRLDEAVKRAGGADALYERTGIQFLELNTLPQIVADLLDEPALVARTAKRLLIAEWLLYKLSGRMVAERTNASTTQLLDARTGRWAEDLIRAVGDDPARWPDVVPPGTALGEAIDAMGVLVIASCAHDTAAAVAAVPASPARQWAYVSSGTWSLVGAELDAPMLAPEARRAGFTNEAGLDGTVRFLKNRTGMWALEECLRAWEAEDGARPAYDALVAAAASSPSHVTLDLNAPAFGERGDMPARIAEACRAQGHDAPDTRGAVVRLILDSLAASYADTLAELDALTGRRTDDVHVVGGGARNALLNQLTADACGRRVLAGPEEATVLGNLLVQARTMGDLAPGSTVRDAARRSARLTEYTPRSSPALR, from the coding sequence GTGACTGAAGCCCCGTCGTACCTCGCGATCGACCTCGGCGCGTCCAGCGGCCGCGCCGTCGTCGGGACGCTGCGCGACGGCGTGATGGAGATGCGCGAGGTGCACCGGTTCCGCACGCCGCTCGTCGAGGCCGAGGGACACCTGTGGTGGGACGCCGAGGCGCTGTGGGGCGAGGTGCGACGCGGGCTCGCGCTCGCCCGCGAGGCATCGCCCGCGGTCCGCTCCGTCTCCGTCGACTCGTGGGCGGTGGACTACGTGCCGTTAGGCACCGATGGCGAGCCGCTGCGGCGGCCGTACTGCTACCGCGACCCGCGCACCCGCGGGCGGCTCGACGAAGCCGTGAAGCGTGCGGGCGGCGCCGACGCGCTGTACGAGCGCACCGGCATCCAGTTCCTCGAGCTGAACACGCTGCCGCAGATCGTCGCCGACCTGCTCGACGAGCCCGCGCTCGTCGCGCGCACCGCGAAGCGGCTGCTCATCGCCGAGTGGCTGCTCTACAAGCTGAGCGGCCGCATGGTGGCCGAGCGGACGAACGCGAGCACCACCCAGCTCCTCGACGCGCGCACCGGCCGGTGGGCCGAGGATCTCATCCGCGCCGTCGGCGACGACCCCGCGCGATGGCCCGACGTGGTGCCGCCGGGTACCGCGCTCGGCGAGGCGATCGACGCGATGGGCGTGCTCGTGATCGCGTCGTGCGCGCACGACACGGCCGCCGCGGTGGCCGCGGTGCCGGCGTCGCCCGCGCGGCAGTGGGCGTACGTCAGCTCCGGCACCTGGTCGCTCGTCGGCGCCGAGCTCGACGCGCCCATGCTCGCGCCCGAGGCGCGGCGCGCCGGCTTCACGAACGAGGCGGGCCTCGACGGCACCGTACGGTTTCTCAAGAATCGCACGGGCATGTGGGCGCTCGAGGAGTGCCTGCGCGCGTGGGAGGCGGAGGATGGCGCGCGGCCGGCGTACGACGCGCTCGTCGCCGCCGCGGCATCGTCGCCGTCCCACGTCACGCTCGATCTCAACGCGCCCGCGTTCGGCGAGCGCGGCGACATGCCGGCGCGCATCGCCGAGGCGTGCCGCGCGCAGGGACACGACGCGCCCGACACGCGCGGCGCGGTCGTGCGGCTGATCCTCGACAGCCTCGCCGCGAGCTACGCCGACACGCTCGCCGAGCTCGATGCGCTCACCGGGCGGCGCACGGACGACGTGCACGTCGTCGGTGGCGGCGCGCGCAACGCGCTGTTGAATCAGCTCACGGCCGACGCGTGCGGGCGCCGCGTGCTCGCCGGCCCCGAGGAGGCGACCGTGCTCGGCAACCTGCTCGTGCAGGCGCGCACGATGGGCGACCTCGCGCCGGGCAGCACCGTGCGCGACGCCGCGCGTCGCAGCGCCCGCCTCACCGAGTACACTCCACGCTCCAGTCCCGCATTGCGATGA
- a CDS encoding cytochrome-c peroxidase, whose translation MTCPSRRALGTALMLLALTAMAAARSAAPRRRGWSAEQRTLLRSLSLASLGPLPADPSNRYADDPRAAALGRALFFDTRLSGNGRVSCATCHVPATDFQDGTPLGHGMGTTARRTMPVAGTAHGAWFFWDGRADSQWAQALGPLESAVEHGGSRAQYAHVVADHYRRDYEAVFGPLPRLDDVPAHAGPVADTAWRAAWGRLAPARQQDVSRVYANVGKAIAAFERRVELPPTRFDRYVEAELAGRPHPAQSTLSDDEVAGLELFLGQASCVNCHNGPRFTDDHFHNTGVPLPKVALPFDSGRIVGVRQAVAGEFNCTSRYSDAKVDDCAELRFAVTEGEQLVRAYKTPSLRGVAERAPYMHAGQLATLSEVIAHYDRAPHAPAGHSELKPLRLSATERRQIEAFLRTLSAPARLSME comes from the coding sequence ATGACCTGCCCGTCACGTCGCGCGCTCGGTACGGCGCTGATGCTCCTCGCGCTCACGGCCATGGCGGCCGCCCGGTCGGCCGCGCCGCGGCGGCGTGGCTGGTCGGCCGAGCAGCGCACGCTGCTCCGGTCGCTGTCGCTCGCCAGCCTCGGCCCGCTGCCGGCCGATCCGTCGAACCGCTACGCCGACGACCCCCGCGCCGCGGCGTTAGGCCGCGCGCTCTTCTTCGACACCCGGCTGAGCGGCAACGGCAGGGTGTCGTGTGCCACCTGCCACGTGCCCGCGACGGACTTCCAGGACGGCACGCCGCTCGGCCACGGCATGGGCACCACGGCGCGGCGCACGATGCCCGTCGCCGGCACCGCGCACGGCGCGTGGTTCTTCTGGGACGGCCGCGCCGACAGCCAGTGGGCGCAGGCGCTGGGCCCGCTGGAGAGCGCGGTGGAGCACGGCGGCAGCCGCGCGCAGTACGCCCACGTCGTCGCCGATCACTACCGTCGCGACTACGAGGCGGTGTTCGGGCCGCTGCCGCGCCTCGACGACGTCCCGGCGCACGCGGGCCCGGTCGCCGACACGGCGTGGCGCGCGGCGTGGGGCCGCCTCGCGCCGGCACGGCAGCAGGACGTCAGCCGCGTGTACGCGAACGTCGGCAAGGCGATCGCGGCGTTCGAGCGGCGCGTGGAGCTCCCGCCGACGCGCTTCGATCGGTACGTCGAGGCCGAGCTCGCGGGGCGGCCGCACCCCGCGCAATCGACGCTGAGCGACGACGAGGTGGCGGGGCTCGAGCTGTTCCTCGGCCAGGCGAGCTGCGTGAACTGTCACAACGGGCCACGCTTCACCGACGACCACTTCCACAACACCGGCGTGCCGCTGCCGAAGGTCGCGCTGCCGTTCGACAGCGGCCGCATCGTCGGCGTGCGGCAGGCGGTGGCGGGAGAGTTCAACTGCACGAGCCGCTACAGCGACGCGAAGGTGGACGACTGCGCCGAGCTGCGGTTCGCGGTCACCGAGGGCGAGCAGCTGGTGCGCGCGTACAAGACGCCGTCGCTGCGCGGCGTGGCCGAGCGCGCGCCGTACATGCACGCGGGGCAGCTCGCGACATTGTCCGAGGTGATCGCGCACTACGACCGCGCGCCGCACGCGCCGGCCGGGCACAGCGAGCTCAAGCCGCTGCGGCTCTCGGCCACCGAGCGCCGCCAGATCGAGGCGTTCCTGCGCACGCTGAGCGCGCCGGCGCGCTTGAGCATGGAGTGA
- a CDS encoding TIM barrel protein has translation MTIAPPDARAADDAALDDHRRDYESLAERLDRRGLRADDVVDAVRRFEVAVPSWALGTGGTRFGRFPGPGEPRTLDEKLEDAAVVHRLTGATPRVSLHLPWDDPRDPDALKAHAAQLGLGFDAVNSNTFQDQQGQRLSYKLGSFSHPDAAVRRQAVDHNLHVVEVGRALGAEAITIWLADGSNYPGQMSLRRSFDRVLDCLREVYAALPAGWRLFTEHKPYEPAFYATVVQDWGSSLLLAQSLGDRAQCLVDLGHHLPNTNIEMVVARLLGAGKLGGFHFNDSKYGDDDLTAGSIKPYALFLVFHELVLAERDRLPSFRPAYMIDQSHNLKDPVEDLLQTVDQLQLACAKAWLVDHDALAAHQESGDVLMAERTLKDAFETDARPLVAEARRRAGAALDPVRAFRTSGYRATKSAERVGGIVEARGL, from the coding sequence ATGACGATCGCTCCCCCCGACGCGCGCGCGGCCGACGACGCGGCCCTCGACGACCACCGGCGCGACTACGAGAGCCTCGCCGAACGGCTCGATCGCCGCGGGCTGCGCGCCGACGACGTGGTGGACGCGGTGCGCCGGTTCGAGGTGGCGGTCCCCAGCTGGGCGTTAGGCACCGGCGGCACGCGCTTCGGCCGCTTTCCCGGGCCCGGCGAGCCGCGCACGCTCGACGAGAAGCTCGAGGACGCGGCCGTCGTCCATCGCCTCACCGGCGCCACGCCGCGCGTCTCGCTCCACCTGCCGTGGGACGATCCGCGCGACCCCGATGCGCTGAAGGCGCACGCCGCGCAGCTCGGGCTCGGCTTCGACGCAGTGAACTCCAACACGTTTCAGGACCAGCAGGGCCAGCGGCTCAGCTACAAGCTCGGCTCGTTCAGCCACCCCGACGCCGCGGTCCGCCGCCAGGCCGTCGACCACAACCTCCACGTCGTGGAGGTGGGCCGCGCGCTCGGCGCCGAGGCGATCACGATCTGGCTCGCCGACGGCTCGAACTATCCCGGGCAGATGTCGCTGCGACGCTCGTTCGATCGCGTGCTCGACTGCCTGCGCGAGGTGTACGCCGCGCTTCCCGCAGGCTGGCGGCTGTTCACCGAGCACAAGCCCTACGAGCCCGCGTTCTACGCGACGGTCGTGCAGGACTGGGGCTCCTCGCTGCTGCTCGCGCAATCGTTAGGCGACCGCGCACAGTGCCTCGTGGACCTCGGCCACCATCTGCCGAACACGAACATCGAGATGGTCGTCGCGCGGCTGCTTGGCGCGGGGAAGCTCGGTGGCTTCCACTTCAACGACTCGAAGTACGGCGACGACGACCTCACGGCCGGCTCCATCAAGCCGTACGCGCTGTTCCTCGTCTTCCACGAGCTGGTGCTGGCGGAGCGGGACCGGCTGCCGTCGTTCCGGCCGGCGTACATGATCGACCAGAGCCACAACCTCAAGGATCCGGTCGAGGATCTGCTGCAGACGGTCGATCAGCTCCAGCTCGCGTGCGCGAAGGCGTGGCTCGTCGACCACGACGCGCTCGCCGCGCACCAGGAGAGCGGGGACGTGCTCATGGCCGAGCGGACGCTGAAGGACGCGTTCGAGACCGACGCGCGCCCGCTCGTCGCCGAGGCGCGCCGGCGCGCCGGTGCCGCGCTCGATCCCGTGCGCGCGTTCCGCACTTCTGGCTATCGCGCGACGAAATCGGCGGAGCGCGTCGGCGGCATCGTAGAGGCGCGCGGGCTGTGA
- a CDS encoding AraC family transcriptional regulator, which yields MTAPIGIGQFVGAPVRARTFEGVSLAENTYAAGLRVAAHAHDAPLLSLVLQGNATEDVGSRTRELGAQSLLYTPSFETHAHRFLTPGRWLNVQFTAAWFARVGAGERALPKAPQLVRGTAVNWASRIGAELREPDAVSRLAIEGALLLLVSELSRLPGLGEPRRPRWLGVVEDAIEASLTEPPTVADLAALAGVHASHLLRTFRRHHGATVANYARQRRIEQARAAIAQGDRSLSAIALAAGFADQSHFTRVFRRAFGETPGAYARSLRGDALLQDALLRDD from the coding sequence ATGACCGCGCCGATCGGGATCGGACAGTTCGTCGGAGCACCGGTGCGCGCCCGCACGTTCGAGGGCGTCTCGCTGGCGGAGAACACGTACGCCGCCGGCCTGCGCGTCGCGGCGCACGCGCACGACGCGCCGCTGCTCAGCCTCGTGCTGCAGGGGAACGCGACGGAGGACGTCGGGAGCCGGACGCGCGAGCTGGGCGCCCAGAGCCTGCTCTACACGCCGTCGTTCGAGACGCACGCGCATCGCTTCCTCACGCCTGGGCGGTGGCTCAACGTGCAGTTCACCGCCGCGTGGTTCGCGCGCGTCGGCGCCGGCGAGCGCGCGCTCCCGAAGGCACCGCAGCTCGTGCGCGGCACGGCGGTGAACTGGGCGTCGCGCATCGGCGCCGAGCTGCGCGAGCCGGACGCGGTATCGCGCCTCGCCATCGAGGGCGCGCTGCTCCTGCTCGTCAGCGAGCTCTCCCGCCTCCCCGGGCTCGGCGAGCCGCGGCGTCCGCGCTGGCTCGGCGTCGTCGAGGACGCGATCGAGGCGTCGCTCACGGAGCCGCCGACGGTGGCCGACCTTGCCGCGCTCGCCGGCGTGCACGCGTCGCATCTGCTGCGCACGTTCCGCCGGCACCACGGCGCGACGGTCGCCAACTACGCGCGACAGCGGCGCATCGAGCAGGCCCGCGCAGCGATCGCGCAGGGCGACCGATCGCTCTCGGCCATCGCGCTCGCGGCCGGCTTCGCGGACCAGTCGCACTTCACGCGCGTGTTCCGTCGCGCGTTCGGCGAGACGCCGGGGGCGTATGCGAGGTCGCTGCGGGGGGATGCGTTGCTGCAGGATGCCTTGCTGCGGGACGACTGA
- a CDS encoding LutC/YkgG family protein gives MSHSSTRDAILRAVRAARPAAVPLPDHPAFPIPDGDLGARFADAARGAGAHVVEGARADTNRLARAVYPQAGKVVSTLSGVPGSEPLPADPHDLADTDLFVCEGAFGVAENGAVWLPASRLGGHARAAAFLATRVAIVLDRRAIVADLHAAYARLDLTAEPFGAFIAGPSKTADIEQSLVVGAHGPKSLTVVLVTES, from the coding sequence GTGTCCCATTCCAGCACGCGCGACGCGATCCTGAGGGCCGTGCGTGCCGCGCGTCCCGCGGCGGTGCCGCTGCCCGATCACCCGGCATTCCCGATCCCGGACGGCGACCTCGGCGCGCGATTCGCCGACGCCGCGCGCGGTGCCGGCGCCCACGTCGTGGAGGGCGCGCGCGCCGACACGAACCGACTCGCGCGCGCGGTGTACCCGCAGGCAGGGAAGGTCGTATCCACACTCTCCGGCGTCCCCGGCTCGGAACCGCTGCCGGCTGATCCGCACGACCTCGCCGATACCGACCTGTTCGTGTGCGAGGGCGCGTTCGGCGTCGCGGAGAACGGGGCCGTGTGGCTCCCGGCGTCGCGGCTCGGCGGACATGCGCGCGCGGCGGCGTTCCTCGCCACCCGCGTCGCGATCGTGCTCGACCGGCGCGCCATCGTCGCCGACCTGCACGCGGCGTACGCGCGGCTCGATCTCACGGCCGAGCCGTTCGGCGCGTTCATCGCCGGCCCGTCGAAGACCGCCGACATCGAGCAGTCGCTCGTTGTCGGCGCGCACGGCCCGAAGAGCCTCACCGTCGTTCTCGTCACGGAGTCCTGA